A genomic window from Xenorhabdus cabanillasii includes:
- a CDS encoding lipoate--protein ligase A encodes MSTLRLLLSDSHDPWFNLAVEECIFRQMSPEQRVLFLWRNANTVVIGRAQNPWKECNTRRMEQDGIKLARRSSGGGAVFHDLGNTCFTFMAGKPEYDKTVSTQIILDGLKKSGIHAMASGRNDLVLPLSDGERKISGSAYRETKDRGFHHGTLLINADLNRLVDYLNPDPKKLQAKGITSVRSRVTNLSELLPDITHEKVCEGIIEAFSEYFGEVVQPELISPQALPDLPGFVDIFSKQSSWAWNFGQAPAFSHTLDTRFLWGGIELHVDIESGIINRCQIFTDSLEPAPFELLAEELIGVLYQPDAVGQVIQRIREQNPLLDMELQQFAHWVVNELK; translated from the coding sequence ATGTCCACATTACGCTTACTGCTGTCTGATTCCCACGATCCCTGGTTTAATCTCGCTGTTGAAGAGTGTATTTTCCGTCAAATGTCGCCAGAGCAACGTGTTTTGTTCTTATGGCGTAATGCAAATACTGTTGTCATCGGGCGGGCTCAAAATCCGTGGAAAGAGTGTAATACACGGCGCATGGAACAAGATGGTATAAAACTGGCGCGACGTAGTAGTGGCGGTGGGGCAGTTTTTCATGATCTGGGGAATACATGTTTTACCTTTATGGCGGGTAAACCAGAATATGACAAAACGGTTTCTACTCAAATCATTCTGGATGGATTAAAAAAATCCGGTATTCATGCAATGGCTTCTGGCCGAAATGATCTGGTTTTGCCTTTATCGGATGGGGAGCGCAAAATTTCTGGGTCAGCGTATCGGGAAACCAAGGACAGAGGTTTTCATCACGGTACATTGCTGATTAATGCAGATTTGAATCGCCTTGTGGATTATCTCAACCCTGATCCTAAAAAATTGCAGGCAAAAGGCATTACTTCTGTTCGTTCCAGAGTGACAAACTTGTCAGAATTATTACCGGATATTACACATGAAAAAGTGTGCGAAGGAATTATAGAGGCATTTTCTGAATATTTTGGCGAAGTTGTGCAACCAGAGCTTATTTCTCCACAAGCTTTACCGGATTTACCGGGCTTTGTTGATATTTTTAGTAAGCAAAGTAGTTGGGCATGGAATTTTGGCCAGGCACCTGCATTTAGCCATACACTGGATACCCGATTTCTTTGGGGGGGCATTGAATTACATGTTGATATTGAAAGTGGAATTATCAATCGTTGCCAGATTTTCACTGATAGTTTAGAACCTGCCCCATTCGAATTATTGGCAGAAGAATTGATTGGTGTACTGTATCAGCCGGATGCCGTTGGGCAAGTGATCCAGCGCATCAGAGAGCAAAATCCGTTGTTGGATATGGAATTGCAGCAATTTGCTCATTGGGTAGTTAATGAGCTGAAATAA
- a CDS encoding DoxX family protein, producing the protein MQRFVENILESSWIWIITRLLILFIFIPSGLAKIIDFESSLAEMRAAGLHPDWFFNIASAIVLLFGSILILLDRFVWFGAGILAVFLLLTIFIVHTFWNFSGENAKISLYFAFEHTTVIGGLLATAIASHLRKKFNIH; encoded by the coding sequence ATGCAACGATTTGTTGAGAATATTCTGGAGAGTTCTTGGATATGGATTATCACTCGATTACTTATTTTATTTATTTTTATTCCATCGGGGCTTGCCAAGATTATCGATTTTGAAAGTAGTCTGGCAGAAATGCGTGCTGCGGGTTTACACCCTGATTGGTTTTTTAATATTGCATCAGCAATCGTCTTACTTTTCGGCTCAATATTGATCCTGTTAGATCGCTTTGTCTGGTTTGGTGCAGGCATATTGGCTGTCTTTCTTTTGTTAACTATTTTTATTGTCCATACTTTTTGGAATTTCTCTGGCGAAAATGCCAAGATCTCACTCTATTTTGCGTTTGAACATACCACTGTGATCGGAGGATTGCTGGCAACGGCGATTGCGAGTCATTTAAGAAAAAAATTCAATATACATTAA
- a CDS encoding DUF3817 domain-containing protein produces MLSTPIGRLRVMGFVEGISFLLLLFVAMPLKYFAGFPIAVKVTGMAHGILFILFVFALIQVAIVHRKSILWLFGAFVSSVIPFGTFVLDAKLKNEQ; encoded by the coding sequence ATGTTATCTACACCAATAGGGCGATTAAGAGTAATGGGATTCGTTGAGGGGATTTCTTTTCTGTTACTATTATTTGTAGCAATGCCGTTAAAATATTTCGCGGGATTTCCAATAGCGGTTAAAGTTACAGGTATGGCTCACGGTATCTTATTTATTCTGTTTGTCTTTGCACTAATTCAAGTAGCAATAGTCCACCGTAAATCAATTTTATGGTTATTTGGTGCATTTGTTTCATCTGTTATCCCATTTGGTACGTTTGTATTAGATGCAAAATTAAAAAATGAACAATAG
- a CDS encoding helix-turn-helix domain-containing protein gives MVSSIWSRNAIQALIWQMWRIKMVKRTLTDYLKRWGFTPQKPLKRAYEQNPKAVEKWHKETCPAVKKEIRQNE, from the coding sequence ATGGTTTCTTCCATTTGGTCGCGCAACGCGATTCAGGCGCTTATTTGGCAAATGTGGCGCATAAAAATGGTGAAAAGAACGCTCACTGACTATCTAAAACGTTGGGGATTTACGCCACAAAAACCGCTAAAAAGAGCCTATGAACAAAATCCCAAAGCCGTTGAAAAATGGCATAAAGAGACCTGCCCGGCGGTAAAAAAAGAAATCCGCCAGAATGAGTGA
- a CDS encoding pyridoxal 5'-phosphate synthase has translation MSEIFESMTGKLDYNFPEYDCLPAEPINLGRKWLQEAINQDVCEPRSMVLTTTNSTGDMSSRVMAILEFTNEGIVFSTHSCSRKIRDINDNPFACGHFYWRELGRQMSVSGKVKKLTQEYAIEEWNKRPIPLHSMSTASYQSEPLISYKQLLISAQQLEGSGALPCPERYSVYLLEPHAIEFWAASSNRLHRRLRFEYGKAGWSSLRLQP, from the coding sequence ATGAGCGAAATTTTTGAAAGTATGACAGGTAAGCTGGATTATAATTTCCCTGAATATGATTGTCTTCCTGCTGAGCCTATTAATTTGGGTAGAAAATGGTTGCAGGAAGCCATTAATCAAGACGTTTGTGAACCTCGTTCAATGGTATTGACGACTACAAACAGCACCGGAGATATGTCATCTCGTGTAATGGCTATTTTAGAATTTACAAATGAGGGTATTGTATTTTCCACACATAGCTGTAGTCGTAAAATAAGAGATATAAACGATAATCCTTTTGCTTGTGGCCATTTTTACTGGCGTGAGCTTGGCCGTCAAATGTCTGTAAGTGGCAAGGTTAAAAAACTGACCCAAGAATACGCTATTGAAGAATGGAATAAACGACCAATACCTTTACATTCAATGTCAACGGCTTCCTATCAAAGTGAGCCTTTGATCTCATATAAACAGCTCCTTATATCTGCGCAACAGCTCGAGGGGAGTGGTGCATTGCCTTGTCCGGAACGGTATTCTGTTTATCTTCTTGAACCCCATGCCATTGAGTTTTGGGCAGCCAGCTCTAATCGTTTGCATAGAAGATTACGTTTTGAATATGGTAAAGCTGGCTGGAGTAGCTTAAGACTACAGCCATAA
- a CDS encoding PhzF family phenazine biosynthesis protein, with translation MHKYTIINSFGSELFTGNPVAVFFYCDDLDDYHMQKLAAEINLSETTFIRSPIKGGDFNIKIFTPVNELGFAGHPLLGTALALAKETGLFQINIETQRGIYRFSIDLVKEKPYTAYVQMEQPNPIISSYKYHQKLLEALGVEKSTLPIDMYNVGPRHVFVGVENIDILEKINPDLKKLSQFNDMAALCFCLTDTDSLRLRMFSPAYGVAEDAATGSAAGPLALHLCRYGLSEFGKRIEIIQGVEIERPSYMNAVAKKINEEFFLEAGGYAYQIAVGQYFI, from the coding sequence ATGCATAAATATACCATTATAAATTCTTTCGGTAGTGAGTTATTTACAGGCAATCCAGTAGCTGTATTTTTTTATTGTGACGATTTAGATGACTATCACATGCAGAAATTAGCTGCAGAAATTAATCTTTCTGAAACAACATTTATTCGCTCCCCTATAAAAGGAGGAGATTTTAATATAAAAATTTTCACTCCTGTTAACGAATTGGGATTTGCAGGGCATCCATTACTTGGCACGGCATTAGCTTTGGCAAAAGAAACCGGATTATTTCAAATTAATATTGAAACACAAAGAGGTATTTATCGATTTTCAATTGATTTAGTAAAAGAGAAACCCTACACCGCTTATGTACAGATGGAACAACCTAATCCCATTATTTCTTCTTATAAGTATCATCAAAAATTACTTGAAGCCCTTGGTGTGGAAAAAAGTACATTACCGATAGATATGTATAATGTGGGACCAAGACATGTATTTGTGGGCGTTGAAAATATTGACATACTCGAAAAAATTAATCCTGACCTTAAAAAACTTTCTCAATTTAATGATATGGCAGCTTTATGTTTTTGCCTAACCGATACTGATAGTTTGAGATTGCGTATGTTTTCCCCTGCTTACGGTGTTGCCGAGGATGCAGCAACAGGTTCGGCAGCTGGCCCTTTAGCCCTGCATCTTTGCCGATATGGCTTATCTGAGTTTGGGAAAAGGATTGAAATCATACAAGGTGTGGAAATAGAAAGGCCATCTTATATGAATGCAGTAGCTAAAAAGATCAATGAAGAATTTTTCCTTGAAGCAGGGGGTTATGCGTATCAGATTGCAGTAGGACAATATTTTATTTAG
- a CDS encoding anthranilate synthase family protein, protein MMNTYFFEEGTILQKIIAGYFDTYALVYRPDKFKKATVEILVGTECILKNLKELDQLQSEQRAMGNWGILLVTPYRQIKERGFTVIDDNTPFRALVVNQYETCLLEDAIDILPEVPVDISNTYFNPNDENYEKIVKEIIENEIGTGEGANFVIKRTLNGDMTHYDDHVGMTIFRNLLEQEKGAYWTFFIHMKEITLVGASPEMHISLNAKSVSMMPISGTYRFPASGQTKEGLFNFLQDTKEEGELSMVLDEELKMMTNICSSDVKVQGPSLINMSKLAHVYYNLKGSTELSVSEILRLSMFAPTVVGSPLENATRVIARYEKHGRSYYSGFTALIENVNNKSWLLDSAILIRTAEISKGGKIQVGVGATLVRDSNPLSEVQETIAKASAIQNAMGMIVSDTISIKREDINKILKKRNERLSSFWFGDMMQSSNHSLNDISKPEIVILDNEDTFTSMMAYQLREVGFKVDVKSFSSIGDIEPSKLLVVGPGPGDPCNLTDPRVLTSRHIIMNTMVQNQPFISICFGHQILCTLLGLPIERLSPPNQGIQKKISIFGKTEYVGFYNTFTAISESECITSPVGDILVYRDPLSKHVHGLKGKNFCSMQFHPESILTKEGHRILKDAIYSVITHKDRAVFEWA, encoded by the coding sequence ATGATGAACACTTATTTTTTTGAAGAAGGAACAATCCTGCAAAAAATCATTGCGGGTTATTTCGATACTTATGCATTAGTATACAGGCCAGATAAATTTAAAAAAGCAACAGTTGAAATTCTTGTTGGTACAGAGTGTATACTTAAAAATTTAAAAGAATTGGATCAACTTCAAAGTGAACAACGGGCAATGGGGAATTGGGGAATTCTGCTTGTTACACCCTATCGCCAGATTAAAGAGCGTGGCTTTACTGTTATTGACGACAACACGCCTTTCCGTGCCCTTGTTGTCAATCAATATGAAACATGTTTACTTGAGGATGCTATTGATATTTTACCTGAAGTTCCGGTTGATATTAGCAATACCTATTTCAATCCGAATGATGAGAATTACGAAAAAATTGTCAAAGAGATCATAGAGAATGAAATAGGTACAGGAGAAGGGGCTAATTTCGTTATTAAACGAACTCTGAATGGTGACATGACACATTATGATGATCATGTAGGCATGACAATCTTTCGGAATTTATTGGAACAAGAGAAAGGAGCTTACTGGACTTTCTTTATTCATATGAAAGAGATAACTTTAGTTGGCGCCTCTCCGGAAATGCATATTAGCCTTAATGCCAAATCAGTTTCAATGATGCCAATAAGTGGTACATATAGATTTCCTGCTTCTGGTCAGACTAAAGAAGGCCTTTTTAATTTCTTACAAGATACGAAAGAGGAAGGCGAGTTATCAATGGTTCTTGATGAAGAACTAAAAATGATGACAAATATTTGTTCCTCAGACGTTAAAGTCCAAGGGCCATCATTAATTAATATGTCAAAATTAGCACACGTCTACTATAACCTGAAAGGCTCAACAGAACTGTCCGTATCTGAAATATTAAGGCTCTCAATGTTTGCACCCACTGTTGTTGGCAGTCCTTTAGAGAACGCAACGAGAGTGATTGCACGTTACGAAAAACATGGTCGTTCTTACTATAGTGGTTTTACTGCATTGATAGAGAATGTAAATAATAAATCATGGCTATTGGACTCAGCAATTCTTATTCGTACTGCTGAGATTTCAAAAGGCGGAAAAATACAAGTGGGAGTGGGTGCAACATTGGTTCGTGATTCCAATCCGCTTTCAGAGGTGCAAGAAACGATTGCTAAAGCTTCTGCAATTCAAAATGCGATGGGAATGATTGTTTCTGATACAATATCTATTAAAAGAGAAGATATTAATAAAATACTCAAAAAAAGAAATGAACGGCTTTCCAGTTTTTGGTTTGGGGATATGATGCAATCATCAAACCATTCATTAAATGATATAAGTAAACCAGAGATTGTAATTTTAGATAATGAAGATACTTTTACATCTATGATGGCATATCAACTGCGTGAAGTAGGTTTTAAAGTTGATGTTAAATCATTCTCTTCAATCGGTGATATTGAACCTTCAAAGTTACTTGTGGTAGGACCAGGGCCAGGTGATCCATGTAACTTAACTGATCCAAGAGTGTTAACAAGTCGTCATATCATCATGAATACGATGGTACAAAATCAGCCTTTTATTTCGATTTGTTTTGGCCATCAAATCTTATGTACACTCCTAGGATTGCCAATAGAACGTCTTTCTCCTCCAAATCAAGGAATACAAAAGAAAATATCTATTTTCGGAAAAACAGAATATGTTGGTTTCTATAATACTTTTACTGCTATTTCCGAATCAGAATGTATAACAAGCCCTGTGGGTGATATTTTGGTTTATCGTGATCCGTTATCAAAACATGTTCATGGATTGAAAGGAAAGAATTTTTGTTCAATGCAATTTCACCCTGAGTCAATATTAACTAAAGAAGGTCATAGAATATTGAAAGATGCTATCTACTCAGTAATTACTCATAAAGACCGAGCTGTTTTTGAATGGGCGTGA
- a CDS encoding isochorismatase family protein, translating to MNIPKIESYSLKFPEFNIISRVKWKHDNNRSILLVHDMQTYFLNFFHSDLRQELIRNCQKLIAYSRKNNIPIVYTAQRGDMTKKERGLLYDIWGKGMSRKDEHTAIVKELAPQPEDSILAKWRYSAFHATSLGDIFLKEKRDQIILCGVFAHIGIQTSAVDAYSRDIEVFLIQDAIADFSKQIHLQALIYADKCCAKVLPTQEICK from the coding sequence ATGAATATTCCTAAAATAGAGAGCTACTCACTTAAATTTCCTGAGTTTAATATTATAAGTAGAGTAAAATGGAAACATGATAATAATCGAAGCATATTGCTTGTACATGATATGCAAACCTATTTTCTGAATTTTTTTCATTCTGATTTAAGGCAAGAACTAATAAGAAATTGTCAAAAACTTATTGCTTATTCCAGAAAAAATAATATCCCGATTGTTTATACCGCACAACGTGGAGATATGACCAAAAAAGAACGCGGGTTACTCTACGATATATGGGGAAAAGGAATGAGCAGAAAAGATGAACACACTGCCATAGTCAAAGAATTAGCACCCCAACCAGAAGATAGCATTTTAGCTAAATGGAGATACAGTGCTTTTCATGCAACATCTCTTGGTGACATTTTTCTGAAAGAAAAACGCGATCAAATCATTCTCTGTGGTGTTTTTGCTCATATTGGAATACAGACCAGCGCCGTTGATGCTTATTCAAGAGATATTGAAGTCTTTCTTATACAAGATGCAATTGCAGATTTTTCAAAACAGATTCATTTACAGGCATTAATATATGCGGATAAATGTTGTGCGAAGGTATTACCGACTCAAGAGATTTGTAAATGA
- a CDS encoding PhzA/PhzB family protein — MLYGFLKYFPDWVWYNVDIYSTQDPNIFWVECDGKGIIRFDDYPEGIYENHFIHYFEFENGKIKLQREFMNPCQQFKALGIEIPKINRSHMPT, encoded by the coding sequence ATGCTGTATGGGTTTTTGAAATACTTTCCTGATTGGGTTTGGTATAATGTTGACATATATAGTACCCAAGATCCTAACATTTTCTGGGTTGAATGTGATGGAAAAGGAATAATTCGTTTTGATGATTATCCTGAAGGTATCTATGAAAATCATTTTATTCATTACTTTGAGTTTGAAAATGGAAAAATAAAGCTACAACGTGAATTTATGAATCCTTGTCAACAATTTAAAGCATTGGGCATTGAAATTCCAAAAATAAATAGAAGCCATATGCCAACTTAA
- a CDS encoding PhzA/PhzB family protein, translated as MKDNNKVRQQNRLIVEKYMATKGQDRLKRYELFSEDGCGGLWTSDTGEPLMIKGRESLAKHAVWVFEILS; from the coding sequence ATGAAAGACAACAATAAAGTACGGCAACAAAATAGATTAATTGTTGAAAAATATATGGCTACAAAAGGACAAGATAGACTGAAACGGTATGAGTTGTTTAGCGAGGATGGTTGTGGTGGGCTTTGGACTTCTGATACAGGAGAGCCCCTTATGATAAAAGGAAGGGAAAGTTTAGCTAAGCATGCTGTATGGGTTTTTGAAATACTTTCCTGA
- a CDS encoding transposase: MIFCATRFSINMISAINNQGSVRFMLYHDTMTARRLLHFFQRLIKEADRKVYLILDNLRVHHARFVKKWLEKHKKTN; this comes from the coding sequence TTGATATTTTGTGCAACGCGCTTTTCTATCAATATGATATCGGCGATTAATAATCAGGGCAGTGTGAGATTTATGCTGTATCACGACACGATGACGGCCCGAAGGCTACTGCACTTTTTTCAACGCTTGATAAAAGAGGCCGATCGTAAAGTCTATTTGATACTGGATAATTTGCGTGTCCACCATGCCCGGTTTGTCAAAAAGTGGTTAGAGAAACACAAAAAAACAAATTGA
- a CDS encoding L-tyrosine/L-tryptophan isonitrile synthase family protein: MKVISASTNGSIVEESIMFGQFGWPECEPVMNSNDYIISSDLRKFLLEKCSVSKSLPSENWWKEKWKKNVPLPTLVRDYINHHSIQFNPRTVFASSSEILKKIELCVNERKRIDIILPVFCIVNNWQKRHNITSVTMAEEASLLHLANFSSYLEENTGVSIRFNILSDATFYAGIIGSPMDASEKYIQDLKTFTQEQKIDDIVNVTDMSDIVSQFRSEYEYALSEHLKVFTLDPFFGINPEEAIRFQASVGNAVNISDLPLTYDQKKAMFCDSVFPSQEIKQEIIDRINKSFVHYRAMKEAMAAIQWENALFPHAIRASIHHKTMPILGVRVYPNYKSHSPTLPYHGIAVIEHRDNVWWMNIEQEIHQHGKRLRIINNHGVSDFYIDADTLENLSAIS, encoded by the coding sequence TTGAAAGTTATATCCGCGAGTACAAATGGTTCAATTGTTGAAGAGTCAATTATGTTTGGTCAATTTGGCTGGCCGGAATGTGAACCTGTTATGAATTCGAATGATTATATAATTTCATCAGATTTAAGAAAGTTTTTACTTGAAAAGTGTTCAGTATCTAAATCATTACCTTCTGAAAATTGGTGGAAAGAGAAATGGAAAAAAAATGTTCCTTTACCGACTCTTGTCCGAGATTATATCAATCATCACTCTATTCAGTTTAATCCTCGAACTGTTTTTGCATCCAGTTCAGAAATATTAAAAAAAATTGAATTGTGCGTAAACGAAAGAAAGAGAATAGATATCATTCTTCCTGTTTTTTGTATCGTTAACAACTGGCAGAAAAGACATAATATTACGTCTGTGACGATGGCAGAAGAGGCTTCTTTATTACATCTGGCGAATTTTTCGTCTTATCTTGAAGAAAATACGGGGGTCAGCATACGTTTTAATATTCTTTCAGATGCTACATTTTATGCTGGGATCATTGGTTCGCCTATGGATGCGTCAGAAAAATATATACAAGATCTGAAAACATTTACCCAGGAACAAAAAATTGATGACATTGTTAATGTTACCGATATGTCTGATATTGTGTCACAGTTTCGGAGTGAATATGAATATGCTTTATCCGAACATCTGAAAGTTTTCACCCTGGATCCGTTTTTCGGAATTAATCCTGAAGAAGCCATTCGTTTTCAAGCTAGTGTCGGAAATGCGGTCAATATTTCTGATTTGCCACTGACGTATGATCAGAAAAAAGCGATGTTTTGTGATTCTGTTTTTCCGAGTCAGGAAATAAAACAGGAAATTATCGACAGAATTAATAAATCTTTCGTGCATTATCGAGCAATGAAAGAAGCAATGGCGGCCATTCAATGGGAAAATGCGCTATTTCCTCATGCAATTCGAGCTTCTATTCACCATAAAACAATGCCTATACTGGGTGTCAGGGTATATCCTAACTACAAGAGCCATTCACCAACACTGCCTTATCATGGTATTGCTGTGATTGAACACCGGGATAATGTTTGGTGGATGAATATCGAACAGGAAATTCACCAGCATGGTAAGAGATTAAGAATTATAAACAATCATGGCGTGAGTGATTTTTATATTGATGCGGATACGCTAGAAAATCTGTCAGCTATTTCTTAA